A single genomic interval of Pyruvatibacter sp. HU-CL02332 harbors:
- a CDS encoding MFS transporter, giving the protein MTTQTLDHSGLGEGLSSSRKARLGWILYAPGNETINVLLLYFIMAPYLTNVVVGDGVAGQTLWGWISAFGAIIVAIGGQILGSATDVIGGQKRFISGFVLMASAGAAALWFATPNAGTGLVILMSVATLAIMVGAELTSVLHNAMLPRLAPRHLVGRLSGTSIATGIAWGLTVLGAYIVLFMIPEVPFLGLDKASHEHDRISGPIAGVALLLFTVPLLLLTPPTPINRVCLPIKRLTFGVLGETYRSLRSHPRIAGFIIARMIYQDGIAVALAFGSIYAAGHFGWDGLELGIFGMVVLGSSAIGAFIGGKVDDHIGAKRTILISLLILLTGIIGLVSIPAPAEAISGFLATPQEQLFIGLACVLGVSIGPAQGSGRSLMARLAPAGESGRWYGIMALTGNAVAFTGPLMVAIVTDATDSQRVGLMVSPVLIFIGLLVLLKVENDNPKGPQPQ; this is encoded by the coding sequence ATGACGACACAGACACTTGATCACAGCGGCCTTGGCGAAGGGCTGTCGAGCAGCCGCAAGGCACGACTAGGATGGATCCTCTACGCGCCGGGCAATGAAACCATAAATGTCCTGCTGCTCTACTTCATCATGGCCCCTTACCTCACCAATGTTGTGGTGGGAGACGGGGTGGCCGGCCAAACCCTGTGGGGATGGATATCCGCCTTCGGTGCCATCATCGTTGCCATCGGTGGACAGATACTCGGCTCCGCAACGGATGTGATCGGCGGTCAGAAGCGGTTTATCTCGGGCTTCGTGCTGATGGCATCAGCAGGCGCTGCCGCCCTTTGGTTTGCAACGCCCAACGCGGGTACGGGCCTCGTGATCCTGATGTCTGTGGCGACGCTTGCCATCATGGTCGGGGCGGAACTTACCAGCGTATTGCACAACGCGATGCTGCCCCGTCTCGCACCAAGGCATCTTGTGGGCCGCCTGAGCGGAACGTCCATTGCGACCGGCATCGCCTGGGGACTGACGGTCCTTGGCGCCTATATCGTGCTGTTCATGATCCCCGAAGTGCCGTTTCTTGGCCTCGACAAGGCATCTCACGAGCATGACCGGATTTCCGGTCCGATAGCAGGCGTCGCTCTTCTGCTTTTCACCGTTCCACTCCTTCTGCTGACACCTCCAACCCCTATCAATCGGGTGTGTCTGCCGATCAAGCGGCTGACATTTGGTGTGCTTGGCGAAACCTACAGAAGCCTGCGCAGCCACCCGCGCATCGCCGGCTTTATCATTGCCCGGATGATTTATCAGGACGGCATTGCCGTCGCCCTGGCGTTTGGCTCCATCTACGCCGCAGGTCATTTCGGCTGGGACGGTCTGGAGCTTGGGATATTCGGCATGGTGGTGCTTGGCTCTTCAGCCATTGGCGCGTTCATTGGCGGCAAAGTGGATGATCACATTGGCGCCAAACGCACAATCCTGATCTCCCTGCTCATCCTTCTGACCGGCATCATCGGGCTGGTCAGCATTCCGGCACCTGCGGAGGCCATCAGCGGATTTCTGGCGACGCCGCAGGAACAACTGTTCATCGGACTTGCCTGCGTTCTGGGTGTCTCCATAGGCCCGGCCCAAGGCTCCGGGCGATCCTTGATGGCGAGACTGGCGCCTGCAGGCGAAAGCGGCCGCTGGTACGGAATCATGGCGCTGACCGGAAATGCTGTTGCCTTCACCGGACCTCTGATGGTCGCCATCGTGACCGATGCCACGGACAGTCAACGCGTGGGCCTGATGGTTTCACCGGTTCTGATCTTCATCGGCCTGCTGGTGCTGCTCAAGGTTGAGAACGACAATCCGAAAGGTCCGCAGCCTCAATAG
- a CDS encoding acyl-CoA dehydrogenase family protein, with amino-acid sequence MDLPATQYTPVSFTPEQVGLRDHFRKYMMAELDPRTTDFENGESPYPFMKQMVADLGLATEADRLEKTGGAKNPDENSDRKNDPDNDALMRFIRTQIQIEVARVNPGFALSWGASIGLFGSNVRSKGTVEQVKKYVPDVQRCEKIGSWCLTEPGAGSDAFGSMKTTARPDGDDFILNGSKTFITNAPYADYFLVYARNTDDGSIQAFIVERDYKGVDTSKPFDKMGMKSSPTGQVFLDDVRVPGENLLGGGQKDRDHVRKSLASERIGIAVQSYAIAERCYDIAVDYAKTREQGGQAIGNYQLVQNRLARMYVDLSNSRRIVYSNEQMDLLDACAGKLFVAEAGTRVATEAIHILAGNGYMAEYVVERMARDAKLLELGGGTTEIQILTIGKAIMEG; translated from the coding sequence ATGGATTTGCCAGCAACTCAGTACACACCTGTTTCATTCACACCTGAGCAGGTCGGGCTGCGTGACCATTTCCGCAAATACATGATGGCCGAGCTTGATCCGCGTACGACGGATTTTGAAAACGGCGAGAGCCCCTACCCGTTCATGAAGCAGATGGTGGCGGATCTCGGACTGGCCACAGAGGCCGATCGGCTGGAGAAAACCGGCGGTGCCAAAAACCCGGATGAGAATAGCGATCGCAAGAACGACCCGGACAATGATGCGCTCATGCGCTTCATCCGCACGCAGATCCAGATTGAAGTCGCGCGGGTGAACCCCGGCTTTGCATTGAGCTGGGGTGCCAGCATCGGCCTGTTCGGGTCCAATGTGCGCAGCAAGGGCACTGTTGAACAGGTGAAGAAATACGTACCTGATGTTCAGCGCTGCGAAAAGATCGGGTCCTGGTGTCTGACAGAACCCGGTGCTGGATCAGACGCGTTTGGTTCCATGAAGACGACGGCCCGCCCGGATGGGGACGATTTCATTCTGAACGGCAGCAAGACCTTCATCACCAACGCGCCCTATGCAGACTATTTCCTGGTCTACGCACGCAACACAGACGATGGGTCCATTCAAGCTTTCATTGTCGAGCGCGATTACAAGGGTGTGGATACCTCAAAGCCGTTTGACAAGATGGGCATGAAGTCTTCTCCCACCGGACAGGTGTTCCTGGACGATGTACGCGTGCCGGGTGAAAACCTGCTTGGCGGCGGTCAAAAGGACCGCGACCACGTCCGCAAGTCCTTGGCATCAGAGCGGATTGGTATTGCAGTCCAGTCCTATGCCATCGCCGAACGCTGCTACGACATTGCCGTTGACTACGCCAAGACCCGCGAACAGGGCGGGCAAGCCATTGGCAACTACCAGCTGGTCCAAAACCGGCTGGCGCGTATGTATGTGGACCTCTCCAACTCACGCCGCATCGTCTATTCGAATGAGCAGATGGACTTGCTGGACGCTTGCGCCGGCAAACTTTTTGTGGCGGAAGCCGGCACGCGTGTGGCCACGGAGGCAATCCACATCCTCGCCGGCAATGGCTACATGGCGGAATATGTGGTGGAGCGCATGGCGCGCGACGCAAAACTGCTGGAACTCGGCGGCGGGACCACAGAGATTCAGATCCTCACCATCGGCAAGGCGATCATGGAAGGGTGA
- a CDS encoding acyl-CoA dehydrogenase family protein: MFELNDDQQAIVDAVNKVCAAYGDDYWLARDTDGVFPDGFVADMASGGWLGTAMPEAYGGAGLGVTEAALVMHTVARSGAGFSGASAIHINMFGPMPLVVFGTDEQKERHLPPLIAGKERCCFGVTEPNAGLNTTAIETRAERVGDHYVINGRKMWTSTAQSASKILLLARTTPLADVRKPTDGISLFYTDMDRSAVDVHVIDKMGRKAVDSNALFIDGLKVPAADLIGEEGKGFQYLLHGLNPERILIGAEAVGLGQLALEHATTYAREREVFGRPIGQNQAIQHPLAASWAELEAAWLMCMKAAHLYDADKPCGAEANAAKYLSAEAGFTACERSVMTHGGMGYAKEFHVERYLREVMIARIAPVSRELILSFLAERVLGLPKSY; the protein is encoded by the coding sequence ATGTTTGAGCTAAACGACGATCAGCAGGCCATTGTGGATGCCGTCAACAAGGTGTGTGCCGCCTATGGGGACGACTATTGGCTGGCGCGCGATACGGATGGCGTTTTTCCGGATGGGTTTGTTGCGGACATGGCATCCGGCGGCTGGTTGGGCACTGCGATGCCGGAGGCCTATGGCGGCGCGGGGCTTGGGGTGACGGAGGCTGCGCTGGTGATGCACACGGTTGCGCGGTCCGGCGCAGGCTTCTCAGGGGCCAGCGCCATCCACATAAATATGTTTGGGCCGATGCCTCTGGTTGTGTTTGGCACGGACGAGCAAAAGGAACGACACCTGCCGCCATTGATTGCCGGCAAGGAGCGGTGCTGCTTCGGTGTGACCGAGCCCAATGCGGGCCTCAATACCACAGCCATTGAAACCCGGGCGGAGCGGGTGGGCGATCATTACGTCATCAATGGCCGCAAGATGTGGACGTCCACGGCTCAGAGCGCGAGCAAGATATTGCTGCTGGCACGGACCACACCACTGGCAGATGTGCGCAAGCCTACGGATGGCATCAGCCTTTTTTATACGGACATGGATCGTTCCGCGGTGGACGTGCATGTCATCGACAAGATGGGCCGCAAGGCCGTCGACTCCAATGCACTGTTTATTGACGGTCTCAAGGTGCCTGCCGCCGATCTGATCGGTGAAGAAGGCAAGGGCTTTCAGTATCTGCTGCATGGCCTTAACCCGGAGCGCATTCTGATTGGTGCGGAAGCTGTGGGGCTTGGCCAGTTGGCACTTGAACACGCAACGACCTATGCGCGGGAGCGTGAGGTGTTTGGGCGGCCGATTGGTCAGAACCAGGCCATTCAGCATCCGCTGGCTGCAAGCTGGGCAGAACTGGAAGCAGCCTGGCTCATGTGCATGAAGGCGGCGCATCTGTATGACGCGGACAAGCCCTGCGGGGCCGAGGCCAACGCAGCAAAGTATCTATCGGCAGAGGCTGGCTTCACCGCGTGCGAGCGCTCCGTCATGACCCATGGGGGCATGGGCTATGCCAAGGAGTTTCATGTGGAGCGCTACCTGCGCGAAGTCATGATTGCCCGCATCGCACCCGTCAGCCGGGAACTCATTCTGTCATTCCTGGCCGAACGGGTGCTTGGGTTGCCCAAGAGCTATTGA
- a CDS encoding CaiB/BaiF CoA-transferase family protein translates to MLEGIRVVELATYIAAPAAAGIMADWGAEVIKVEPLQGDAIRGMLKNVSASNVEGNPIFDMDNRGKRGLAIDLRNEKGAAALKKLVMSADVFITNVRPGGLARAGLDWATLHAEKPELIYASVTGYGLQGEDQDRPGFDMAAFWARAGVANLTAPKGTDPFPLRVGQGDHTTGLATLNGILGALFERTKTGKGRLIEASLLRTGIYSIASDMAIQLRYGRVASTKSRDQAVNALNNFFQCACGTWLCLLTRHSGDIFGPIAKAIGRPELATDERYLTAKSRRANAIELVETLDAEFAKHDIEEWGRRLDAEDVVWAPVQTMAQVADDKQAEAAGVFVDIPDGAGGTGRSVASPVRLPNDDGTTADRVRGPAPGIGEHTADILKELGYDNAALEDLKAAGAIN, encoded by the coding sequence ATGCTTGAGGGCATCCGCGTCGTCGAACTGGCCACCTACATTGCAGCACCGGCCGCTGCGGGCATCATGGCTGACTGGGGTGCTGAGGTCATCAAGGTCGAGCCGCTTCAGGGCGACGCCATTCGCGGCATGCTCAAGAACGTCTCCGCCTCCAATGTTGAAGGCAACCCGATCTTCGACATGGACAACCGCGGCAAGCGCGGCCTTGCGATTGATCTGCGCAACGAAAAAGGCGCCGCTGCTCTCAAGAAGCTGGTGATGTCGGCTGACGTGTTCATCACCAATGTGCGCCCCGGCGGCCTCGCCCGTGCCGGTCTGGACTGGGCAACCCTTCACGCAGAAAAGCCCGAGCTGATTTATGCCAGCGTCACAGGCTACGGCCTGCAGGGCGAAGACCAGGATCGCCCTGGCTTTGACATGGCAGCCTTCTGGGCCCGCGCCGGCGTTGCCAACCTGACGGCGCCCAAAGGCACGGACCCCTTCCCGCTTCGCGTCGGCCAGGGTGACCACACAACTGGCCTTGCAACCCTCAACGGCATTCTCGGTGCCCTGTTTGAACGCACCAAGACCGGCAAGGGCCGCCTCATCGAAGCATCACTGCTGCGGACAGGCATCTACTCAATCGCCTCAGACATGGCGATCCAGCTGCGCTATGGCCGCGTTGCCTCTACCAAGTCCCGTGACCAGGCAGTCAACGCCCTCAACAATTTCTTCCAATGTGCGTGCGGCACATGGCTGTGTCTCCTCACCCGTCACTCCGGCGATATCTTTGGCCCCATCGCCAAAGCCATTGGCCGCCCGGAACTGGCAACAGACGAGCGGTATCTCACCGCAAAGTCACGCCGCGCCAATGCGATCGAACTGGTCGAAACGCTGGACGCTGAATTTGCAAAACATGACATTGAGGAATGGGGCCGTCGCCTTGATGCCGAAGATGTTGTGTGGGCACCGGTCCAGACCATGGCGCAGGTCGCCGACGACAAGCAGGCCGAAGCGGCAGGCGTATTTGTCGACATCCCCGATGGTGCCGGTGGCACAGGCCGCTCGGTTGCCAGCCCGGTTCGGCTGCCCAACGACGACGGCACCACAGCGGATCGCGTACGCGGCCCGGCACCGGGCATTGGCGAACATACCGCTGATATTCTGAAAGAGCTTGGTTATGACAATGCGGCTCTTGAGGACCTCAAGGCAGCAGGCGCGATCAACTAG
- a CDS encoding lytic transglycosylase domain-containing protein yields the protein MTAVANIQASGSTTNVVAAVKTAAASTGADFDYLLQTAVRESSLNPAAKAKTSSASGLFQFIEQTWLGVVKRHGAEFGLEDHAAAIDTTSRGRHKVTDSDAREAILALRHDPEVSALMAGALTKESQQALENGIGREATSGELYTAHFLGAGGAIKLINAAESDPRANASALFPGAAKANKSIFYNKDGSAKTVSQVYDRLTRETDIGGKAKAAIAALKDAPQQVASVAPNTAGAHQAIPLVVRTQSARHSGPSPLTMQLSGSPLPGSSPVPTSRPALVLTPAVMDVLASLDPLPSLNGDNSADDRRNADNDDYKIPARAFGTSYADVLRGTLA from the coding sequence ATGACTGCCGTTGCCAATATCCAAGCGTCCGGATCGACCACGAATGTGGTTGCCGCGGTCAAGACCGCTGCAGCCTCTACGGGGGCGGATTTTGACTATCTGCTGCAGACCGCAGTGCGCGAAAGCTCGCTGAATCCTGCGGCTAAAGCCAAGACATCCAGCGCATCAGGCCTTTTCCAGTTTATCGAGCAGACATGGCTGGGCGTGGTCAAACGGCATGGCGCAGAATTTGGCCTTGAGGACCATGCCGCTGCCATCGACACCACCTCGCGTGGTCGGCACAAAGTGACTGATAGTGACGCCAGGGAGGCAATTCTTGCCCTGCGGCATGACCCTGAAGTGTCCGCGCTCATGGCCGGTGCTCTCACAAAGGAAAGCCAACAGGCGCTCGAAAACGGCATTGGCCGCGAAGCAACGTCCGGCGAACTCTACACAGCACACTTCCTTGGGGCGGGTGGGGCCATCAAACTCATCAATGCAGCCGAGAGTGATCCGCGCGCCAATGCGTCAGCACTCTTTCCGGGTGCCGCGAAAGCCAACAAGTCGATTTTCTACAACAAGGACGGCAGCGCCAAGACGGTATCTCAGGTCTATGACCGGCTGACACGCGAGACAGATATCGGCGGCAAAGCCAAGGCCGCCATTGCAGCCCTCAAGGACGCCCCGCAGCAGGTTGCTTCCGTTGCACCCAATACTGCCGGCGCCCATCAGGCCATACCGCTTGTGGTGCGTACCCAGAGCGCCCGGCACAGTGGCCCAAGCCCCTTGACCATGCAGTTGTCTGGAAGCCCGCTTCCCGGGTCGTCACCCGTGCCCACGTCGCGCCCGGCGCTGGTTCTGACACCGGCCGTCATGGATGTGCTGGCATCACTTGATCCACTGCCGTCGCTCAACGGGGATAACTCCGCCGATGACCGCCGCAACGCAGACAATGACGATTACAAAATCCCTGCACGCGCCTTTGGCACGTCATATGCCGACGTGCTGCGCGGGACGCTTGCCTAG
- a CDS encoding MFS transporter: protein MTGNGRDDEIQHIADDMVEAGTQTPAIHDDAAPSADEPPYPSRMYAWYVVGVLVLAYTFSFIDRQILSLLVVPIRRDLEISDTEMSLLIGFAFALFYTICGLPIGRAVDVQHRVRIIAIGIAFWSVMTALCGVAKTYWQLFLFRMGVGVGEAALSPAAYSILADYFPPDKRGAALGVYGMGVYIGAGLALVIGGIVVSAVSGVEHTILPIVGEVYAWQVVFFVVGLPGLIVALWALTLKEPIRRGHVRKSVDADGNEKVESVPVKDVVAYMSDNARTLFSHHVGYALCAMMAYGVSAWIPTFFIRTHGWTAGEAGIYYGLVVVIFGTAGVVTGGWMADKLTSIGYKDGKLRVLLYGAAAAIPFTVLYPFVESATLAMVLIAPSTFFATFCTGAGPSGVQEIMPNQMRGQASAFMIFVVTIIGLGLGPTAIALVTDFWFADDTMLNVSLAIVATTILVIAVAVIWWGLDSYKASRDYLEDWQRQHEGAA from the coding sequence ATGACCGGAAACGGCCGCGACGACGAAATTCAACACATTGCAGATGACATGGTGGAAGCCGGGACACAGACCCCCGCCATCCATGACGACGCGGCGCCGTCAGCAGACGAGCCGCCCTACCCCAGCCGGATGTATGCCTGGTACGTGGTGGGCGTGCTGGTACTGGCCTACACATTCTCATTCATCGACCGACAGATACTCAGCCTGCTGGTCGTTCCCATCCGCCGTGATCTTGAAATCTCCGACACGGAGATGAGCCTGCTCATCGGGTTTGCGTTTGCGCTGTTCTACACAATCTGCGGCCTGCCCATCGGTCGCGCCGTTGACGTTCAACACCGTGTTCGGATCATTGCCATAGGTATTGCCTTCTGGAGCGTCATGACCGCCCTGTGCGGCGTCGCCAAAACCTACTGGCAATTGTTCCTGTTCCGCATGGGTGTTGGCGTCGGTGAAGCAGCCCTGTCGCCCGCCGCCTACTCGATCCTTGCCGACTACTTCCCGCCGGACAAACGCGGCGCCGCGCTTGGTGTGTACGGCATGGGCGTTTACATCGGCGCAGGTCTTGCGCTGGTCATTGGCGGCATCGTTGTGTCAGCCGTATCAGGCGTCGAGCACACCATTCTGCCCATCGTCGGCGAAGTCTATGCGTGGCAGGTTGTGTTCTTCGTGGTTGGCTTGCCCGGGCTGATTGTTGCCCTGTGGGCCCTCACATTGAAGGAGCCCATCCGACGCGGCCATGTGCGTAAGAGCGTCGACGCAGATGGCAACGAAAAAGTTGAATCCGTTCCGGTGAAAGACGTTGTCGCCTACATGAGCGACAACGCCCGCACCCTCTTTTCGCACCATGTGGGATACGCCCTGTGCGCCATGATGGCCTATGGCGTCTCCGCCTGGATCCCGACCTTCTTCATCCGCACCCATGGATGGACCGCAGGCGAAGCCGGCATCTATTACGGCCTTGTGGTGGTCATCTTCGGAACCGCGGGTGTGGTGACCGGTGGCTGGATGGCAGACAAGCTCACATCCATTGGTTACAAGGACGGCAAGCTGCGGGTGCTCTTGTATGGCGCTGCTGCCGCCATCCCCTTCACCGTGCTGTATCCATTTGTGGAAAGCGCAACGCTGGCAATGGTGCTGATTGCACCCTCTACTTTCTTTGCCACCTTCTGCACCGGTGCTGGTCCATCCGGTGTGCAGGAAATCATGCCGAACCAGATGCGCGGTCAGGCATCCGCCTTCATGATCTTTGTCGTGACCATCATCGGCCTTGGCCTTGGACCAACCGCAATTGCACTGGTCACAGACTTCTGGTTTGCGGATGACACGATGCTGAACGTGTCGCTGGCCATCGTTGCCACAACAATCCTCGTGATTGCTGTTGCGGTGATCTGGTGGGGCCTCGACTCCTACAAGGCCAGCCGTGACTACCTGGAAGACTGGCAGCGCCAGCACGAAGGCGCCGCCTAG
- a CDS encoding helix-turn-helix domain-containing protein — translation MILDQSLLIIADTGLRFSGMTMLLLIALLLGVRMSATWVGRFGALTGLGGAAYLICPFIDGLVWYTVPVTIFCVINPALLWLLGRSLFEDDFSPGLFEWSMPAVLFGLYVLRLLVAGVGDGEVATVFQAIHGVIQLSLALHLLWRVWRDRQNDLVEARRQFRQKFVTLGGGLLLIIAVVEIVVVEPDDVAWLLLLQAAAVWALALWLCVTVFQLGNLFGPVAADKKAADTAADTDPDAQRIVSLLQTDKLYLQEGLTVGGLAERAGLPEYRTRDIINRTLGYRNFSDFLNGYRIEDAAERLRNTEMRRLPILTIALDVGFGSIGPFNRAFKARLGLTPSEYRRQAFSA, via the coding sequence ATGATTTTAGATCAATCCCTTCTCATCATCGCAGACACCGGACTTCGCTTCAGCGGGATGACGATGCTGTTGCTTATCGCCTTGTTGCTGGGTGTGCGGATGAGCGCCACATGGGTCGGGCGCTTTGGCGCCCTGACGGGGTTGGGCGGAGCGGCTTATCTCATCTGTCCGTTCATTGATGGGCTGGTCTGGTACACCGTTCCCGTCACCATTTTCTGTGTCATCAATCCGGCGCTGCTCTGGTTGCTGGGGCGGTCCCTGTTTGAGGATGATTTCTCACCGGGGTTGTTTGAGTGGTCGATGCCTGCGGTTTTGTTTGGACTGTACGTGCTGCGGCTTCTGGTGGCCGGTGTTGGCGATGGCGAAGTCGCTACCGTCTTTCAGGCGATCCATGGCGTGATCCAGCTGTCACTGGCGCTGCATCTTTTGTGGCGGGTTTGGCGAGATCGACAGAATGACCTTGTGGAAGCACGGCGTCAGTTCCGACAGAAATTCGTCACCCTTGGTGGCGGGCTGCTGTTGATCATCGCGGTCGTCGAGATCGTGGTGGTGGAGCCTGATGATGTTGCATGGCTCCTGCTGCTTCAGGCTGCGGCGGTGTGGGCGCTGGCCCTGTGGCTGTGCGTCACGGTGTTTCAGCTGGGCAATCTGTTTGGACCTGTTGCTGCTGACAAGAAGGCTGCAGATACCGCCGCTGATACGGACCCTGATGCCCAACGTATTGTCTCGTTGCTTCAGACTGACAAGCTCTATTTGCAGGAAGGTTTGACGGTTGGCGGACTGGCTGAGCGGGCAGGGCTGCCTGAATACCGCACGCGGGACATCATCAACCGCACGCTTGGCTACCGCAATTTTTCGGATTTTCTCAATGGCTATCGCATTGAAGATGCTGCGGAGCGCTTGAGGAACACCGAGATGCGTCGACTGCCCATTCTGACCATCGCGCTTGATGTGGGCTTTGGATCCATTGGTCCATTTAACCGGGCGTTCAAGGCCCGGCTGGGCCTGACGCCGAGTGAATATCGACGTCAGGCCTTCTCAGCATAG
- a CDS encoding serine hydrolase → MKKYLIGGAAAIIVIGAVAYAFLADNIDRASTIATLFSGAEQYENFNRMDEMFPVNAVAASTAPYDFPDGDPITLPETFTYKGEQVNTEALLSETDTSALLVLKDGKVVFERYMLTGGRDEQWLSMSVAKSFISALVGIAVEEGFIKNIEAPISDTLPELAGSAYDGVRIKDVLQMSSGAAWNEDYSDPESDINRFGRIFALGGSLNEFMTTLERKNEPGTVNHYNSTDTQVLGALLVKTTGRTVADYMTEKLWQPLGAESDAFWLTDSEGMEMAFGGFNATARDYAKLGELFRNGGNWNGKQIVPADWAKASITPDAPHLLPGANDEAFLPVGYGYQWWILDGDEGEYSGIGVYNQFVYVNPTDNVVIVKLSANSNYAVDLEESSYREYETFHLFREIADRT, encoded by the coding sequence ATGAAGAAATATCTGATTGGCGGTGCAGCTGCCATCATCGTTATCGGTGCTGTGGCCTATGCATTCCTGGCCGATAACATCGACCGCGCATCTACGATTGCCACGCTGTTCAGTGGTGCTGAGCAGTATGAGAATTTCAATCGCATGGATGAGATGTTCCCGGTCAATGCGGTCGCGGCATCCACCGCGCCCTATGACTTCCCGGATGGCGATCCGATCACGCTGCCTGAAACCTTCACCTACAAGGGTGAACAGGTGAACACGGAAGCGTTGCTCTCTGAGACGGACACAAGCGCACTATTGGTGTTGAAAGACGGCAAGGTCGTTTTTGAACGCTACATGCTGACCGGCGGGCGTGACGAACAATGGCTGTCCATGTCCGTTGCCAAGAGCTTCATCTCTGCACTTGTTGGCATTGCTGTTGAAGAAGGCTTCATCAAGAACATTGAAGCTCCGATTTCTGACACACTGCCTGAGCTGGCCGGGTCAGCCTATGACGGTGTGCGCATCAAGGATGTGCTGCAAATGTCATCAGGTGCCGCCTGGAACGAGGATTACTCTGATCCCGAGTCAGACATCAATCGCTTCGGCCGCATCTTTGCGCTTGGTGGATCCCTGAACGAATTCATGACGACCCTTGAACGCAAGAATGAGCCGGGCACGGTCAACCACTACAACTCTACAGACACGCAGGTTCTAGGAGCTCTGCTCGTCAAGACCACCGGGCGCACCGTGGCGGACTACATGACAGAGAAACTCTGGCAGCCGCTTGGCGCTGAGAGTGATGCCTTCTGGCTGACCGATAGCGAAGGCATGGAAATGGCCTTTGGCGGGTTCAACGCGACGGCGCGCGACTATGCCAAGCTGGGCGAGCTCTTCCGCAATGGTGGCAACTGGAACGGCAAACAGATTGTTCCCGCTGACTGGGCCAAGGCATCCATCACGCCGGATGCCCCCCACCTGCTACCCGGCGCCAATGACGAAGCGTTCCTGCCAGTCGGCTACGGCTACCAGTGGTGGATCCTTGACGGCGATGAAGGTGAGTATTCCGGCATCGGCGTCTACAACCAGTTCGTCTATGTGAACCCCACCGACAATGTCGTGATCGTCAAACTGTCCGCCAACAGCAACTATGCCGTTGATCTGGAGGAAAGCTCCTATCGCGAATATGAGACGTTCCACCTGTTCCGCGAAATCGCAGACCGGACATAA
- a CDS encoding DUF2336 domain-containing protein, whose translation MVPPLTQADISGLLGSPSEDARAQVAVKVGTQVDAGGLTGQERLLANDILRLMVQDAASLVRIAVAESIANTADIPADVAAALANDIDEIAVPFLEVSPAISDEDLIAIVRSSGGSKAAAIAGRTVVSSAVTEAIAEDGGKEAISRMLENQGADIAPSSYNRVIDRWHDDDDVTGLMAEREALPLNVSERLVTLVSDEVKERLVSRHGIGSDLADRMALEAREAATIALLDGLPTIDDYVALMEHLQASGRLSGSLIVRAACMGEMRFVEHALAQMARVAPERAWTLVHDAGRLGLRALFQQARLSQNLYLPLRTAVDVFHDISLNGEVHDRENFRRSIIERILTQPDGLKNDDLDFLLYQMSRKHEIETAEQALSA comes from the coding sequence ATGGTACCGCCACTCACGCAAGCTGATATTTCTGGACTTCTAGGTTCGCCATCTGAGGATGCGCGTGCGCAGGTTGCCGTCAAAGTCGGCACCCAGGTCGACGCTGGTGGTCTGACTGGTCAGGAACGCCTTCTCGCAAACGACATTCTGCGTCTCATGGTGCAGGACGCTGCCAGCCTTGTTCGCATTGCTGTTGCGGAGTCCATTGCCAATACCGCTGACATCCCAGCTGATGTCGCTGCTGCACTGGCCAACGACATTGATGAAATTGCGGTGCCTTTTCTTGAGGTGTCGCCAGCCATTAGCGATGAGGACCTCATTGCAATAGTGCGCAGTAGTGGCGGGTCCAAGGCAGCCGCCATTGCAGGCCGTACTGTTGTCTCAAGCGCTGTAACCGAAGCAATTGCAGAAGACGGTGGCAAGGAAGCCATCAGCCGGATGCTAGAAAACCAGGGCGCTGACATTGCACCTTCTTCCTACAATCGTGTGATTGATCGTTGGCACGATGACGATGACGTCACTGGCCTGATGGCAGAGCGCGAGGCGCTTCCGCTCAATGTATCTGAGCGACTTGTCACACTGGTATCGGATGAAGTGAAAGAGCGTCTGGTATCTCGCCACGGCATTGGCTCTGATCTTGCGGACCGGATGGCGCTGGAAGCACGTGAAGCAGCGACCATCGCTCTGCTGGATGGGCTGCCCACGATTGATGACTACGTTGCATTGATGGAGCACCTGCAGGCATCAGGACGCCTGTCCGGCTCTCTTATTGTGCGTGCTGCATGCATGGGCGAAATGCGCTTTGTTGAACATGCGCTGGCGCAAATGGCCCGTGTTGCACCGGAGCGTGCATGGACACTGGTGCATGATGCCGGTCGTCTGGGATTGCGCGCCTTGTTTCAGCAGGCCCGTTTGTCACAGAACCTCTATCTGCCTTTGCGCACGGCCGTGGATGTCTTCCACGACATTTCGCTCAATGGCGAAGTGCATGACCGGGAGAACTTCCGCCGGTCAATCATCGAGCGTATTCTGACGCAGCCTGACGGGCTCAAAAATGATGATCTTGATTTCCTGCTGTATCAGATGTCTCGCAAGCACGAGATCGAAACAGCGGAACAGGCGCTTTCAGCCTGA